From the Caldisericota bacterium genome, the window TGTGACATCTTATTATAAATCTCCTTGTTGTCAAGCAAATTTTCTATGTTTTTGATAATATTTTCTTTTTCTGTTCCGATAATTTTTACTATTCCACTGTCTGTGGCTTCCGGTCGTTCTGTTACATTTCTTAGTAACAGTACGGGTTTATGCAGCAACGGTGCCTCTTCCTGAATACCTCCAGAGTCTGTGAGAATAAATAAACTTTTTGCAACAAGTGGTATGAAATCTGTGTAACTCATAGGCTCCATAAGTTTTATGTATTTGTTTTTGCCCAGGACATTTTTTACAGTTTTACGGACTAATGGATTTTTGTGGACAGAAAATATAAATTGTATCTTATGCTTTTTGCTCACAAAATCTATTGATTCACAGATATTTTGCATAGGTTTGCCCCAGTTTTCTCTTCTGTGGGCTGTAACAATAATAAATTTTTCATCGTTTTTTGTAATTGAAATGGGTGGTGTACCTGTTTTTAAATTCAAAATTTCTTGTACAGCGTCTACTATGGTATTTCCTGTAACAAAAATGGATTCCTCGGGAGTTCCTTCTTTTAACAAATTTTTTCTTGTAGAATTGGTAGGGGCAAAATGCAAATCTGCCAGGGTGTCGGTAAGTGTTCTGTTAATTTCTTCGGGGTATGGAAAGAATTTGTTATGAGTTCTTAAGCCTGCTTCTACATGGCCTATGGGTATTTTTTCATAAAATGCTGCAAGTGCTGCAGCGAATGTGGTTGTTGTATCTCCGTGTACAAGGACAAGATCTGGTTTCTCTTTATCAAATATTTTTTTTAATCCATCCAGTACTTTTATTGTAATTTTCGTGAGGGTTTGCCTGTCTTCCATTACATTGAGATCATAATCTGCTTTCATATCAAATATATCTAATACCTGTTTCAGCATTTCTTGGTGCTGGCTTGTAATTACAATTTTTGTGTTAATTTCCTTGTATTTTTTAAGTTCTTTATAGACAGGATACATTTTTATTGCTTCGGGGCGTGTGCCGAAGATGAGAAAAACTTTTTTCTTTCTCATCTGACACCAAATGCGATATAAAGCCCTGCCACTGAAAGTGTTGTGGTTACAAGATAATAGAAAATGGCTATTCTTCGCTGAGACCAACCCTTTTCAAGTAGTCTGTAATGTATATGCCCCAGGTCGTAGTGGAATGGAGATATCTCTTTTCTTGTTCGTCTAAAAATGGATGTGACGACCTCTGTGATAGGTATGCCCAATGTTAGCAGCGGGACTGCCATTGTAAAAAGTGTTGCAGTTTTGTATGCGCCCATAATTGAAATGGACGCCAGCAGGAATCCTAAAAGCTCTGCGCCGGCATCGCCTAAGAATATGCGTGCAGGATGAAAATTGTATATGAGGAATGCAACAAGTGTACCACTAATGCCGAGCAAAAGCAGTGCAAGTGGTATATTTCCTTTGTATATTGCTACAACTGAAAGGGTTATGGAGCAAATAGCAGCAATGCCCGATGCAAGTCCGTCAAGTCCGTCTATAATGTTTAGTGCATTTGTAATGCCTACAATCCATATTGCTGAAAATATTATTCCTATCCATCCCAGGTTAACGAGATTGCCCGTAAAAGGGTTTGTTACAAACGTAAATTTTGTGCCGGTTATAATGATTATGAATGCAGCCGCGAATTGTATGACGAATTTTTTGGCTACACTGAGGTTGTATTTATCATCCAGGGACATACCTAAAAATATGATAGTTGCTCCAATAAATAATCCAATGAATTGTGGGGTAAATTTATGGATGAGTAAGGATAGAAGCACGAAGCTGCTGTATATTACAATGCCTCCCGTGCGCGGAACAGGAATGGTATGAACTTTATTTCTTCCATTTTCATTTTTTGGAATATCTATCATGTTGAATTTTTTTCCTGCCCATATGCCAATTGGAGTGAAAAATGATCCAAAGAAAAATCCATACAGAAAGTAGAGCTTTAGCGAAATCACATTTTTAGCAATGAGACTCAGTATATCTATCATTTTGTGCCGTAAATTCTATCTCCTGCGTCTCCTAATCCGGGGACAATGTACCCGTGCGAATTGAGCTTCTCGTCAATTGCAATTGTGTAGATGGGCACTTCGGGAAAACGATCGCTCAATACTTTTATTCCTTCCGGTGCAGAAATGAGGCATACAAAGATAATGTTGGTTGCTCCGCGTTCTTTTACCAACTCTACCGATTTTACTGCAGATCCGCCAGTTGCAAGCATCGGGTCAACAATAAATACATGGCAGGAGCTTATATTGTCTGGCAGTTTACAATAATATTCGACAGGCTGGAGTGTTTCCGGGTCTCTATACAAGCCGATATGTCCAACTTTTGCTGTTGGAATAAGATCTACAATGCCTTCGGCCATTATAATGCCTGCCCTTAGGATTGGGACAACGGCAATATCGTTTTTTAACACCATTCCTTTTGTTTTACCTATAGGAGTTTCTATATCTGTTTCCGTTAGTTTTGTGTCACGGGAAATTTCGTACACCATCAGGGCAGAAACTTCTTTGGCAAGTTCTCTAAACTCTTTTGTGGTCGTTGTTTTATCTCTCAGTAGTGTTAATTTATGTTGCATTAAAGGATGGTCCAATAGATGAACATTTTCTCTCATTTGCTCCTCCTATTTTATATAGCTAATTCCCTGGTAAAGAGGAAATTGGCTTGTTAATTTCCTTACACCTTTTCTTACTTTTTCAAGTTCTTCTTCATTATTTTTACTAACGATTGTTTTATCAATTAATTCTGCTACAATTTCCATTTCTTTTTCTTTCATTCCCCTTGTCGTAAGAGCAGGTGTCCCCAATCTTAGCCCGCTTGTTTTTGTATGCGGGAGTGGATCAAATGGGATTGCTTCTTTATTTGTCGTTATTCCTACTGAGTCAAGCAGTCTTTCGGCATCCCGTCCTGTAATGTTTTTGCTTGTCAGGTCAATGCTTAACAGATGATTATCTGTTCCTCCGCTTATTAGCCGGTATCCGCGGTTGTTTAATGAATTTGCAAGGGTTTTGGCATTTTTTAAGATTTGTTTTTGATATTCTACGAAATCTGGTTGCATTGCAAGTTTTAATGCTACTGCTTTTGCTGCAATAACGTGTTCTAACGGTCCTCCCTGCGTTCCGGGGAATATCGCTCTGTTTATCATTTTCGTATGCTCTTCTTTAAATAAGATCATCCCCCCTCGTGGCCCTCTTAGCGTTTTATGTGTCGTGGTTGTGACAAAATCAGCGAAAGGGACAGGCGTCGGGTGGAGCTTTGTTGCGACAAGGCCTGCAATGTGAGCAATATCTACCATGAGGTATGCGCCTACCGATTTTGCAATATCCTGGAATTTTTCAAAATCTATAAATCTAGAATATGCACTTGCTCCTGCGACAATAACCTTTGGTTTGTATTTTTTTGCGAGATCTTCTACTTCGTTGTAATCAATAAGTTCTTTTTCTTTATCCACTCCGTAATGTATCACATTGAAGTATTTCCCTGATATGTTTACAGGGCTTCCGTGGCTCAGGTGGCCTCCAGCATTCAAATCCATTCCTAAAAATGTATCTCCAGGTTGCATCGTTGCATAGTACACGGCGACATTTGCTTGTGTACCTGAGTGAGGTTGTACGTTTGCTCCTTCTGCTGCAAATAGAGTTTTTGCGCGTTCTATTGCAAGGCTTTCTACGACATCTATGAATTCGCATCCGCCATAGTACCTTCTTTTTGGGTATCCTTCGGCGTATTTATTTGTTAATACCGATCCTTGTGCTTGAAGAATAGGATTTTGGACAAAATTTTCTGATGCGATAAGTTCGAGTTTATTCCGTTGTCTGTTCAGTTCACCTTCTAGTGCTTCTGCCACTTCTCTATCTACATCTACTATTTTCATAAAGGTTAACCTCCTTCGCTATACTTTACTAAACTTTTGATAAAAATCAACTATTGGCATCTGTGTGGTAGAACTGCTCAAATTTTTTACGTAGTGATTCCGGGATGTCAAACGCCTCGTTGATGAATTTGCTTTTTATTACTTTTTCCGGAGTATCTTCCATCTTAATTTTCCCATTCGATAGTACGAATGCTTTTTTGCTGACAAATTGTACGGCTTCAATATCGTGTGTTGCTATGAATACGATGCTTTTTTCTCCAAGTTTTTTTAACAACAAGGAAACTTCAATTTTGTATTTGGGGTCAAGAAAATTGAAGGGTTCGTCTATCAGGACGATGTCGGGCGATTGGGCAAATATTCTGCCGAGAAGAACCCTTTTTCTTTCTCCCGTGCTCAGTGAAAGGAAGTTTTTGTCCTTGATGCTTTCAAGATCCAACTCGTTAACCACATCTTGGATTTGTCTGTCTGCTTTTTCGAATGGGAAATTTCCCCAGCTGATTATTTCTTCTATTGAAAGAGGAATATTGGGCATCTCACTTTCAAGGAATCCTATTGTTTGGGAAATTTCTTTTAAGGCGAACAAACTTAAATCTTTTTCATTGATTGAAATGCTTCCTTTTTTGTAAGGGAGAAATTTGATAAGTATTTTAAGGAGCGTGGTTTTTCCGCTTCCATTTTTCCCGATGAGGCAATAAACTCCGTTTTCCTTGATTTCCAGATCAAGGTTGTTCAGAACGTTATTTTCTCCGTATGAAAAACATAGTCCTTTTATATTAATGTTGTGCATTTTTACTCCTGAAGAAGAGATAAATAAAGAAAGGGGCACCGATAAGCGCTGTTATAGTGTTGATGGGTATTTCTTGGGAAGGAAGCACCGTCCTTGATATCAGATCGAACGCGGGAAGCAGCGTGATGCCTAAAAGAAGCGTGACAATTGTTAATTTTTTTCTTTCTTCGCCTGCAATAAGCCTTCCGATATGCGGCGTAAAAAGTCCGATGAAGCTTATGCTCCCGGCAATCATTACTGATGCTGATGCAATCAGGGCAGAAACGGCAAGCATAAGCGGCACGAATTTACTGAGATTGATGCCAAGCGAGTGAGCGGTAAGGTCGCTTGACAGATAGATGTTCATCTTTTTTACATTGAGTAGAATGTATATAAATCCTGCGACAAGAAAAGGTACTGCAAATAAAAATTCCGAGATGTTTGCGGTATTAAAGCCCTTTAATGCCCAAAATGTGCTTTTAATGAATATATCTTTTTTGTAGAAGATGAGAAAATTATTTATAGCGGATAGCATATACGATATTGCGATACCCAGGAGGACTATTGCTATTTTTGATTCCAGGAAATTCTTTAATCTTGCGATTTTTACAATGCCAAATATTAGTATTACTGAAAATGAAAAAGCAATAATGGACATTATAGATATGCCAAATAGCGTACTGCTTACGCCAAGCATAATTGCAACACTTATTCCTAATTCTGCAGCCGATGATATGCCTAAAAAGTACGGATCAACCAGCGGGTTTCGAAAGATTGTTTGCATGATGAGGCCTGCAATTGCAAGCATGCTCCCGACTGCAGCTGCAGCTAAAAATCTGGGAAGTCTTATCTGGATGATAACACTCCGCGACAATGCGTCTCCATTTCCTGTCAATACTTTAAATACTGTTTTTAGCGAAGTATTGATATCTCCTATTACGAGAGACAGTAGGAATATGATGGCAAAGCTAAAGATTAAAGGTATTAACAAAAATTTTAGTTTGTTGTTAGTCGTTTCCATACAGGATTTCGTAAAATCTTGTCAGGCCGTTCAGGATTCTCGGTGAAGGTCTTTCAAATATGTCCGGGTCTTCAATGTAGATTTCTCCATTTTTCACGGCATTTATTTCGCTCCATCCCGGCCGTTTTTCAATGTCGGTTTTTTCGCTCGCGTAGAGGAGAATAATTGTGTCAGGGTTTTCTTTTATTATGTATTCACTGTTTACTATTGGCCAATCTCCTTTCAGATTTTTGGTGATGTTTATGCCTCCAGCTCCCTCGATTAGGGCGTTTACGAATGTATCTTCGCCTACAGACATTTGTGGGTTGTTCCATATTTCTACGTAGATTTTTTTCTTGTTTGCCTCAGGGATATTTTTTACTTTGTTTGTTATGTTATTTTCAATTCCCTGAAGTTTTTTTATTAAATTCACACTTTCTTCTACGTTGCCGGTGATGTTTCCTATTGCGGAAATCAGTGTGTATATATCGTTTATCGTATGCGGGTCAGAGGTGTATATTTTTAGTCCGAGGGCCCTGAGCTTGTCTATCACAGTGAGCGGCGTGCCTCTTGCAATGAGTATTATGTCCGGGGAAAGTGCAAAAATTTTCTCTATGGAAGGATTAAAAAATCCTCCTACTTGTGTTTTGTTTTTAGCATCTTTTGGGTAATCAGAAAAATTTGATACGCCAACTATTTTATCTTCTGCATGGATAGCATACAATATTTCTGTGATGTTTGCTCCCAGAGATATAATTCTATGCGGCTCTCCGTACAGGGTGGTGTCGTGATGCAGGGCATCTTTTTTATTGAATATGGGATAAAAAGTAATCGAGCAGGAGTTGTTTTTTTGTTTCAGAATGCCACTAACGAGCAAAGCAATATATCGCACATCTATTGCTGTTCTTCCGTTTATAACAAAAAGTTTTTCTGCAAAAATAAATGTTTTATTCTCTGCTATTCCTGTGTTTTTACCTAAACTAAGCCTTCCTGTTCTGTCTCCGTATTTAAGTAAAATTGATTTGTCTTCTTTGTTATATTCTACAATTCCTCCTGCGTTTTCTACCGTTGCCCTGAGCGGTATTAGAAAAACATTATTTTTTGTGAAAGGTTTGTACGGCAACATAAAGTTATTATTTAGTGTATCTCTGATGTATATAGAATCTGTTGAGTAATTGAATTGGTAGCTTGAGGTAGAAGTGGTTGGTAGCGAAATAAATATCATTGATATGATTAGAATAACAAAAATTGATTTTTTAATCGCTTTCATATTCGATCTCCTTAAGTTGAATTATAGCAAATTTCATTCGTATTTCAAACATTACGCATTGAATTAATGAGATGTAGAGGTGAGGACTATTTAAAAATGAAGGTGAAATTGTCAAGCTTTAACAATGAAAGAATAAA encodes:
- the wecB gene encoding UDP-N-acetylglucosamine 2-epimerase (non-hydrolyzing) encodes the protein MRKKKVFLIFGTRPEAIKMYPVYKELKKYKEINTKIVITSQHQEMLKQVLDIFDMKADYDLNVMEDRQTLTKITIKVLDGLKKIFDKEKPDLVLVHGDTTTTFAAALAAFYEKIPIGHVEAGLRTHNKFFPYPEEINRTLTDTLADLHFAPTNSTRKNLLKEGTPEESIFVTGNTIVDAVQEILNLKTGTPPISITKNDEKFIIVTAHRRENWGKPMQNICESIDFVSKKHKIQFIFSVHKNPLVRKTVKNVLGKNKYIKLMEPMSYTDFIPLVAKSLFILTDSGGIQEEAPLLHKPVLLLRNVTERPEATDSGIVKIIGTEKENIIKNIENLLDNKEIYNKMSHVKNPFGDGKSGKRIATIVKNFLTEENTYGIL
- a CDS encoding MraY family glycosyltransferase; its protein translation is MIDILSLIAKNVISLKLYFLYGFFFGSFFTPIGIWAGKKFNMIDIPKNENGRNKVHTIPVPRTGGIVIYSSFVLLSLLIHKFTPQFIGLFIGATIIFLGMSLDDKYNLSVAKKFVIQFAAAFIIIITGTKFTFVTNPFTGNLVNLGWIGIIFSAIWIVGITNALNIIDGLDGLASGIAAICSITLSVVAIYKGNIPLALLLLGISGTLVAFLIYNFHPARIFLGDAGAELLGFLLASISIMGAYKTATLFTMAVPLLTLGIPITEVVTSIFRRTRKEISPFHYDLGHIHYRLLEKGWSQRRIAIFYYLVTTTLSVAGLYIAFGVR
- the upp gene encoding uracil phosphoribosyltransferase, whose product is MRENVHLLDHPLMQHKLTLLRDKTTTTKEFRELAKEVSALMVYEISRDTKLTETDIETPIGKTKGMVLKNDIAVVPILRAGIIMAEGIVDLIPTAKVGHIGLYRDPETLQPVEYYCKLPDNISSCHVFIVDPMLATGGSAVKSVELVKERGATNIIFVCLISAPEGIKVLSDRFPEVPIYTIAIDEKLNSHGYIVPGLGDAGDRIYGTK
- the glyA gene encoding serine hydroxymethyltransferase, which produces MKIVDVDREVAEALEGELNRQRNKLELIASENFVQNPILQAQGSVLTNKYAEGYPKRRYYGGCEFIDVVESLAIERAKTLFAAEGANVQPHSGTQANVAVYYATMQPGDTFLGMDLNAGGHLSHGSPVNISGKYFNVIHYGVDKEKELIDYNEVEDLAKKYKPKVIVAGASAYSRFIDFEKFQDIAKSVGAYLMVDIAHIAGLVATKLHPTPVPFADFVTTTTHKTLRGPRGGMILFKEEHTKMINRAIFPGTQGGPLEHVIAAKAVALKLAMQPDFVEYQKQILKNAKTLANSLNNRGYRLISGGTDNHLLSIDLTSKNITGRDAERLLDSVGITTNKEAIPFDPLPHTKTSGLRLGTPALTTRGMKEKEMEIVAELIDKTIVSKNNEEELEKVRKGVRKLTSQFPLYQGISYIK
- a CDS encoding ABC transporter ATP-binding protein; the encoded protein is MHNINIKGLCFSYGENNVLNNLDLEIKENGVYCLIGKNGSGKTTLLKILIKFLPYKKGSISINEKDLSLFALKEISQTIGFLESEMPNIPLSIEEIISWGNFPFEKADRQIQDVVNELDLESIKDKNFLSLSTGERKRVLLGRIFAQSPDIVLIDEPFNFLDPKYKIEVSLLLKKLGEKSIVFIATHDIEAVQFVSKKAFVLSNGKIKMEDTPEKVIKSKFINEAFDIPESLRKKFEQFYHTDANS
- a CDS encoding iron ABC transporter permease, yielding METTNNKLKFLLIPLIFSFAIIFLLSLVIGDINTSLKTVFKVLTGNGDALSRSVIIQIRLPRFLAAAAVGSMLAIAGLIMQTIFRNPLVDPYFLGISSAAELGISVAIMLGVSSTLFGISIMSIIAFSFSVILIFGIVKIARLKNFLESKIAIVLLGIAISYMLSAINNFLIFYKKDIFIKSTFWALKGFNTANISEFLFAVPFLVAGFIYILLNVKKMNIYLSSDLTAHSLGINLSKFVPLMLAVSALIASASVMIAGSISFIGLFTPHIGRLIAGEERKKLTIVTLLLGITLLPAFDLISRTVLPSQEIPINTITALIGAPFFIYLFFRSKNAQH
- a CDS encoding helical backbone metal receptor, which gives rise to MKAIKKSIFVILIISMIFISLPTTSTSSYQFNYSTDSIYIRDTLNNNFMLPYKPFTKNNVFLIPLRATVENAGGIVEYNKEDKSILLKYGDRTGRLSLGKNTGIAENKTFIFAEKLFVINGRTAIDVRYIALLVSGILKQKNNSCSITFYPIFNKKDALHHDTTLYGEPHRIISLGANITEILYAIHAEDKIVGVSNFSDYPKDAKNKTQVGGFFNPSIEKIFALSPDIILIARGTPLTVIDKLRALGLKIYTSDPHTINDIYTLISAIGNITGNVEESVNLIKKLQGIENNITNKVKNIPEANKKKIYVEIWNNPQMSVGEDTFVNALIEGAGGINITKNLKGDWPIVNSEYIIKENPDTIILLYASEKTDIEKRPGWSEINAVKNGEIYIEDPDIFERPSPRILNGLTRFYEILYGND